TATGCCGTTGAGTATCCCGGTTATGGCTTTTCCCACAATGCTGGTTATGGGACGGCGGAACATCTCGCGGGCATTGCGGCCCATGGGATTACCCCCATTCATCGGCGTAGTTTTGCACCTGTTAAAGCGTACTTAAAGTAATTTTCAACAACTAGCCACATGGATACTCTCTTATTTCTTAATTGGAGGTGAGTGTATGTCAATGCGGCTTTTTTTGTTGTGGTTACTGTTAATACCAGGCTTAGGTATGCGGGGCCGGTATCATATCTGGCAATATTTAATGAAACATCCTGACACGCCATTACCACTACCTTTAGCAGAGATCTTGCAATTAGGTGGTGTTAAGCGTCCCCAATGGGATAAAATTCGCACTAGCCTGAATGATGAATCAACCTGGCAACAATGTCTGCACACGCCCTTTGTCACCCTGGCAGATGCAGCTTATCCAACCCTTTTACGGCAGATCGATTTACCCCCAGTGGTGCTCTTTTTTCAAGGTGATTTGACCCTGGCAAACACCTACACTATTGGGATTGTGGGGAGTCGTCAGCCTTCTTTGTATGGCACTCAAATCTTACGTGATTGGATTCCGGGCATCGCGCAAGCAGGGCTGACCACTGTCTCCGGACTGGCCGCGGGGGTAGATGGCATGGTGCATGCCCAGACCCTCTTACATCATGGCAAAACGATTGCCGTGATTGGTAATGGATTACAACGCATTTACCCCAGCAGTCATCAGCAACTTCAGCCACAAGTTGGCCAACACGGGCTGATTCTGAGTGAATATTTACCCATGGACGGGCCACAGCGTTGGCATTTTCCCGAACGTAATCGCATTATTGCTGGTTTATCACGACAGGTTTTGATTATCGAAGCACGCGAACGCTCGGGTTCTTTGATTACGGGGATGCTGGCACTCGACGCGAATCGGGAAGTCTTAGCCGTGCCGGGGCGGATAAACGACGAAAATTCGGCTGGTTGCAACGCTTTAATCGTCGCCGGTGCCCAACCAGTGACTTCGGTTGCCGATGTTTTGACTAACTATTTAAACTCTTATTGGTTACTCTAAATCCCCTATTTTAAGTTAAATAATTGTCCTTTTCTGTGGTTCGGTGTTTGTTAAATCAGAACTTTATTGTATAGTATATGTTTGTAGGAACATAAATCATGTATTATATAGTAGAAAACACAGGAAAGAAGGCAGTTGCATGGCAGAAAAAACTGCAGCAAAGAAAACAACTAAAAAACGCGCAACCGCCAAAGCAAAGAAAAACTTGGTTATTGTGGAGTCGCCTTCGAAAGCGAAGACGATTGAAAAATATCTCGGCACCAACTATAAAGTGGTGGCTAGTATCGGGCATATTCGTGATTTACCTAAGTCACAAATGGGCGTCGATATTGAAAACGATTATGAACCAAGGTATATCAACATCCGTGGTAAGGGTGACATTATTAAGGGCCTGAAAAAAGAAGCCAAGGCTGCTAAACGTGTCTATCTCGCTTCCGACCCGGACCGTGAAGGTGAAGCCATTGCCTGGCATCTATCCCACATTTTGGACCTTGATTTAGAATCTGGCGAGAATCGTGTGGTGTTCAACGAAATCACCAAGGATGCGGTTAAAGAGGCGTTTAAGCATCCCCGGCAAATCAAAATGAATTTGGTTGATGCCCAGCAAGCCCGGCGTATTTTGGATCGTTTAGTCGGCTACTCAATCTCACCAATTCTTTGGAAGAAGGTGAAGAAGGGGTTATCGGCTGGCCGTGTCCAATCCGTCGCCTTGGGGTTAGTGATCGATCGCGAAAAGGAAATTCAGGCCTTTGAACCTGATGAATACTGGACCATTGATACTGAATTCAAAAAGGGCGCTAAGAAATTCAAGGCGAATTTCTATGGCGTGGATGGCGAAAAGCTTGAATTGCCCGACAATGAAACGGTGCAATCAGTGATGAAACGTCTGCAAATCAAGGATGATTTTGCCATTAGCGATGTGACTGCTAAGGAGCGCAAGCGCAATCCACAGCCTCCGTTTACGACCTCAACCATGCAACAAACAGCCAATACGCAGTTGAACTTCCGGACGCGTAAGACCATGATGGCCGCACAACAATTGTATGAAGGTATTAACCTTGGTGGTAAGGAAGGTACTGTGGGGTTAATCACCTATATGCGTACGGACTCAACTCGTATTTCAGATACTGCCAAAAACGAAGCGTCACTGTTTATCCATGAGGAGTATGGCGATGAATACGCCGCACTCAAGCCGGTCGAAAGTAAACTGCAAGAAGGGGCCCAAGATGCCCACGAAGCGATTCGACCAACTTCAGTGTTCCGTACACCAGCTTCATTGAAAGATAAATTAACGTCTGACCAATTCCGGTTGTACCAGTTAATTTGGTCACGTTTTGTCGCATCACAAATGACCCCTGAGATTTTGGATACGATGCGCGTCACAATCGAACAGAATGGCGTGCAATTCCGTGCGAATGGTTCAAAGACGAAGTTCCCTGGATTTACAAAGGCGTACCCAGCGGCTAAAGAAAAGGACAATGTCCTACCTGATTTGACGGTTGGTGATGCGGTGGCCTTGGTTAATTCAAATCCAGAACAACACTTCACCCAACCACCAGCCCGCTATACCGAAGCGGCTTTGGTTAAGGCCTTGGAAGAAAATGGGGTGGGGCGTCCTTCGACATATGCCGCAACGATTGAAGTCATTCAAAAGCGTAATTATGTCCGGATCGATACCAAGAAGTTTGTGCCC
This is a stretch of genomic DNA from Weissella soli. It encodes these proteins:
- the topA gene encoding type I DNA topoisomerase, producing MAEKTAAKKTTKKRATAKAKKNLVIVESPSKAKTIEKYLGTNYKVVASIGHIRDLPKSQMGVDIENDYEPRYINIRGKGDIIKGLKKEAKAAKRVYLASDPDREGEAIAWHLSHILDLDLESGENRVVFNEITKDAVKEAFKHPRQIKMNLVDAQQARRILDRLVGYSISPILWKKVKKGLSAGRVQSVALGLVIDREKEIQAFEPDEYWTIDTEFKKGAKKFKANFYGVDGEKLELPDNETVQSVMKRLQIKDDFAISDVTAKERKRNPQPPFTTSTMQQTANTQLNFRTRKTMMAAQQLYEGINLGGKEGTVGLITYMRTDSTRISDTAKNEASLFIHEEYGDEYAALKPVESKLQEGAQDAHEAIRPTSVFRTPASLKDKLTSDQFRLYQLIWSRFVASQMTPEILDTMRVTIEQNGVQFRANGSKTKFPGFTKAYPAAKEKDNVLPDLTVGDAVALVNSNPEQHFTQPPARYTEAALVKALEENGVGRPSTYAATIEVIQKRNYVRIDTKKFVPTELGEMVQDTVRQFFPEIANIKFTAKVEDELDQVENGQENWVQVIDDFFKPFSKELEKAETEMEKIVIKDELAGYNCEVCGAPMLVKMGRYGKFHACSRFPDCRNTKTIVEEIGLTCPKCGIGQVVERKTKRGRTFYGCSRYPDCDFVAWDKPNEHTLADGTTPKVEDQADSAKEAAATEA
- the dprA gene encoding DNA-processing protein DprA; protein product: MSMRLFLLWLLLIPGLGMRGRYHIWQYLMKHPDTPLPLPLAEILQLGGVKRPQWDKIRTSLNDESTWQQCLHTPFVTLADAAYPTLLRQIDLPPVVLFFQGDLTLANTYTIGIVGSRQPSLYGTQILRDWIPGIAQAGLTTVSGLAAGVDGMVHAQTLLHHGKTIAVIGNGLQRIYPSSHQQLQPQVGQHGLILSEYLPMDGPQRWHFPERNRIIAGLSRQVLIIEARERSGSLITGMLALDANREVLAVPGRINDENSAGCNALIVAGAQPVTSVADVLTNYLNSYWLL